A window of the Vibrio fluvialis genome harbors these coding sequences:
- a CDS encoding LysR family transcriptional regulator, translated as MKLDDLNLFRLVVENGSYTATSRKTMIPVATITRRIQALEDSLNLRLLNRHARKLSLTEAGERFFSDCSPLLQRLASMAEEITDECRGASGKIKISSPYNLTKRMMMPMFNEFMKKYPEINIELTTSNHADQLDPTEWDVIFRVGPQRDSSLIARKISEVKDILVASPDYLAKNPAPTHAEDLNHHSLLKGYPLIKWQLTNTKGETVINGDKGRFQANALNVVRSACSEGLGITLMPDVMLREYIADGSLVRVLSDWSANPRDIYMLYNHKDHLPEKVRLFIDFVIAYHIH; from the coding sequence ATGAAATTAGATGACCTAAACCTCTTTCGACTGGTTGTCGAAAATGGGAGCTACACCGCTACTTCCCGCAAGACGATGATTCCTGTAGCGACCATCACCCGACGCATTCAAGCGCTTGAAGATTCTCTGAATCTAAGACTTTTGAATCGCCATGCTCGCAAACTCTCTTTAACTGAAGCAGGTGAACGTTTTTTTAGTGACTGTTCACCGTTATTGCAACGTTTGGCGTCAATGGCAGAAGAAATTACCGACGAATGTCGCGGTGCTTCTGGCAAGATCAAAATTTCGTCACCCTATAATTTGACGAAGCGCATGATGATGCCGATGTTCAATGAGTTCATGAAAAAGTACCCGGAAATCAACATTGAACTGACCACCAGTAACCACGCAGATCAACTTGATCCAACCGAGTGGGACGTCATTTTCCGCGTCGGCCCACAACGTGACTCGAGCCTGATTGCGAGAAAAATCAGTGAAGTGAAAGATATTCTGGTCGCCAGCCCGGATTATCTGGCTAAGAATCCCGCGCCAACTCATGCCGAAGACCTGAATCATCACTCGCTGCTGAAAGGTTATCCGCTCATTAAATGGCAACTGACGAATACAAAAGGCGAGACCGTCATCAACGGTGACAAAGGACGTTTTCAGGCCAACGCACTGAACGTGGTAAGAAGCGCCTGTTCAGAAGGCTTAGGCATTACTCTGATGCCGGATGTGATGCTGCGTGAATACATCGCAGATGGCAGCTTGGTACGCGTTCTCAGTGATTGGAGCGCCAACCCTCGCGACATTTACATGCTCTACAACCACAAAGATCATTTGCCGGAAAAAGTCCGTCTGTTTATTGATTTTGTGATTGCTTACCACATTCATTGA
- a CDS encoding response regulator, which yields MYKTHIRANEFSAPKPLSEKLIMLVDDDPIFRRITSGYLSAQGYKVMEAEDGLDGLRKLRKVAPDLVLCDLSMPVLDGIEFVEEVSLEYPSLPMIVVSGTDEMSDVAKALRYGIKDFLAKPIGNHEHLGCAIESTLEDASHHMADLRDFSSQWFRVDGGGDIPEEQELHWHLEYLHDNPSAAKDLLHALLPDKDTAQGVWKCSYRLLQSTDVMPLVFDYAWLMNGQFAFYIVDSSSDGDKGVASTLLVRALFHDYLRNLRSFNADLKDLAEIVERGIECSDCAEPVAAVFGLANLSDGTLSILPAGLDSQWSNGYMTQHIAAGVKLGENCMKNFITKDLLIHNACQLSLSCLGASSFILDIYQGAAT from the coding sequence ATGTATAAAACTCACATCAGGGCTAATGAATTCTCGGCTCCCAAACCGCTGTCTGAAAAGCTGATTATGTTAGTTGATGATGATCCGATTTTCAGACGGATCACCAGTGGCTATCTGTCCGCTCAGGGATATAAGGTGATGGAGGCAGAAGACGGCCTGGATGGGCTGAGAAAGCTCAGAAAAGTAGCACCGGATCTGGTGCTGTGTGATTTATCAATGCCAGTGCTCGATGGCATTGAATTCGTTGAAGAAGTAAGTTTGGAATATCCATCTTTACCGATGATAGTCGTGTCTGGCACGGATGAAATGTCTGACGTGGCCAAGGCTTTGCGCTACGGGATCAAGGATTTTCTCGCCAAGCCGATCGGAAATCATGAACATTTAGGTTGCGCTATTGAAAGTACGTTGGAAGATGCCTCGCATCACATGGCTGATCTGCGCGATTTTTCCAGCCAATGGTTCCGAGTCGATGGAGGAGGAGACATTCCCGAAGAACAGGAACTCCACTGGCATCTGGAGTACTTGCACGATAATCCGAGTGCGGCTAAAGACTTGTTACACGCTCTTCTGCCTGATAAAGACACGGCGCAAGGGGTATGGAAATGCAGTTACCGTTTACTGCAGTCCACCGACGTTATGCCGCTGGTTTTTGATTATGCATGGCTGATGAATGGGCAGTTTGCGTTTTATATTGTCGACTCATCCAGCGATGGGGACAAAGGCGTTGCGAGTACCTTATTGGTGCGGGCACTGTTTCACGATTACCTGCGCAACTTACGCAGTTTTAACGCCGATCTCAAAGATTTGGCGGAGATTGTCGAACGTGGCATTGAGTGTTCCGATTGTGCAGAACCGGTCGCGGCTGTTTTCGGTCTCGCCAACCTGAGCGATGGAACCTTGTCTATTCTGCCTGCGGGATTGGATAGTCAGTGGTCGAACGGTTACATGACGCAGCATATTGCGGCGGGTGTAAAGTTGGGCGAAAACTGTATGAAGAATTTCATTACCAAAGACTTATTGATTCATAACGCCTGCCAACTGTCACTCAGTTGCCTTGGCGCCAGCAGTTTTATTCTCGATATCTACCAAGGTGCTGCTACCTAG
- a CDS encoding YbaN family protein → MVGGLSVGLGILGIVLPLLPTTPFLLLASACFMRSSPQFHRWLHQHRLFGPILTNWQQNKAVSKRVKQRGCIFILLSFAFSITVIPHLWLKALLFVGLVVLITCFLRLPTHELVANQQENH, encoded by the coding sequence ATTGTTGGTGGTCTCAGTGTTGGCCTGGGGATTCTGGGCATCGTACTTCCTCTTCTACCTACCACCCCTTTCTTGTTGTTGGCCAGTGCATGCTTTATGCGCAGCAGCCCTCAATTCCATCGTTGGTTGCATCAACATCGACTGTTCGGGCCGATTTTGACTAATTGGCAACAGAACAAAGCTGTTTCCAAGCGGGTAAAGCAACGCGGTTGCATCTTCATACTCCTCAGTTTCGCATTTTCGATTACCGTTATTCCTCATTTATGGTTGAAAGCTCTGCTGTTTGTTGGGCTTGTGGTATTGATCACCTGCTTTCTGCGACTTCCGACTCACGAGCTGGTTGCTAACCAACAAGAAAATCACTAG
- the apt gene encoding adenine phosphoribosyltransferase has protein sequence MTTETLSLIKSSIKSIQDYPKPGILFRDVTSLLEDAKAYQATIQLFLDRYKEMGFTKVVGTEARGFLFGAPLALELGVGFVPVRKPGKLPRETVAQTYDLEYGTDTLEIHVDAIKPGDKVLVVDDLLATGGTIEATTKLIRQLGGEVEHAAFVINLPEIGGDKRLEGLGLNVYSICEFEGH, from the coding sequence ATGACAACCGAAACTCTTTCACTGATCAAATCAAGCATCAAAAGCATTCAAGACTACCCAAAACCAGGCATCCTGTTCCGCGACGTGACCAGCCTGCTTGAAGATGCCAAAGCCTATCAGGCAACCATCCAATTATTTTTGGATCGTTACAAAGAGATGGGTTTCACCAAAGTCGTTGGTACTGAAGCGCGCGGCTTCCTGTTTGGCGCGCCATTAGCACTGGAACTGGGTGTGGGTTTTGTGCCTGTTCGCAAACCAGGCAAGCTGCCACGCGAAACCGTAGCGCAAACCTACGATTTGGAATACGGCACTGACACTCTAGAAATCCACGTAGATGCGATCAAACCAGGCGACAAAGTACTGGTAGTGGATGATTTGCTGGCAACTGGCGGTACGATTGAAGCGACAACAAAACTGATCCGTCAGTTGGGTGGTGAAGTTGAGCATGCAGCGTTTGTTATCAACCTGCCAGAAATTGGTGGTGACAAGCGTCTTGAAGGTTTAGGCTTGAACGTTTACAGCATCTGTGAATTTGAAGGTCACTAA
- a CDS encoding NAD(P)H nitroreductase translates to MDALELLLNRRSVAKLDAPAPEGKALENIIRAGLRAPDHANLMPWRFVIAQGSGLQKLSNILVKAAIADNSEEAVVTKVKNAPFRAPMVITVIAKVTPHEKVPAFEQHLSAGCAVQAMQMAAIAQGYQGIWRSGNWMFHPEVHQAFGLGGDDQIVGFLYLGTPGTTPMKVPERELSQFVEFL, encoded by the coding sequence ATGGATGCACTTGAACTGCTGTTAAACCGCCGTTCGGTTGCCAAACTGGATGCTCCCGCACCAGAAGGCAAGGCACTGGAAAATATTATTCGTGCCGGATTGCGCGCACCGGATCATGCCAACCTGATGCCGTGGCGTTTTGTCATTGCTCAGGGCAGCGGATTGCAGAAGCTATCCAACATTCTGGTTAAAGCGGCAATTGCCGATAACAGTGAAGAAGCAGTAGTAACGAAAGTGAAAAATGCGCCATTTCGTGCCCCAATGGTGATCACTGTGATCGCGAAAGTCACGCCTCATGAAAAAGTCCCCGCGTTTGAACAGCATTTGTCAGCCGGATGCGCAGTACAAGCGATGCAGATGGCCGCTATTGCTCAGGGCTATCAGGGTATTTGGCGTTCAGGTAATTGGATGTTCCATCCTGAGGTACATCAAGCCTTTGGTTTGGGAGGCGATGATCAGATAGTGGGTTTCCTTTACTTGGGAACTCCGGGAACCACGCCAATGAAAGTGCCAGAACGCGAGCTGAGCCAGTTTGTGGAATTTCTCTAA
- the dnaX gene encoding DNA polymerase III subunit gamma/tau, translating to MSYLALARKWRPTKFNEVVGQAHVLTALENALAQNRLHHAYLFSGTRGVGKTTIGRLFAKGLNCETGITATPCGECATCKEIDQGRFVDLLEIDAASRTKVEDTRELLDNVQYKPARGRFKVYLIDEVHMLSRHSFNALLKTLEEPPEYVKFLLATTDPQKLPVTILSRCLQFHLKPINVENIQHQLEHILAAEQVSSESKALAMIAHAADGSMRDALSLTDQAIALGNGQVQQEVVSHMLGTLDTDQALHLLQAISSTQPQTVMDSIEALAQNGVEWDGLLQQLAAQLHRVAMYQALPSSIDKAQPDAEKIQWLAKSLSPQDVQLYYQIAIKGRDDLSLSPTPRVGIEMITLRMMAFRPSQASVAQVISTQPAAVAPSQTQAVQPSAAPVSASQAPHATPRVQPQPAEYERPSAPPPSVPEPMSEPVPQPAPQSASQPEAPVQQPTVESESKPSPMVGLRHQLRSQRQGLAQKGSDPKKPDAASAKPVSVLERVAQRGQHAAQMSPYSATSVDDTPDDEAYQWRPTQNLPVETQAKSELTPTQIKRALEHEKTPEMTEKLIHEAIELDQWASLIQRLHTAKLVEQLALNSTYKKNGASIELTLRPSHAHLNTDKAQSELLQALNDQLNEDCHLSVTIGEDGETPLELRERLYQGKLSRAIDNLVADPNVQFIERRFSAELDKDSVRPI from the coding sequence ATGAGTTATCTTGCCTTAGCGCGAAAATGGCGACCCACCAAATTTAACGAAGTCGTGGGTCAGGCACATGTATTAACGGCTTTAGAAAATGCTCTGGCGCAGAACCGATTGCACCATGCGTACCTGTTTAGCGGCACGCGTGGTGTTGGTAAAACGACCATCGGTCGTCTGTTTGCCAAAGGACTAAACTGTGAAACGGGCATCACCGCCACACCATGTGGTGAATGTGCGACGTGTAAAGAGATCGATCAGGGGCGATTTGTCGACCTGTTGGAGATCGATGCGGCCTCACGAACTAAAGTCGAAGATACCCGTGAACTGCTGGATAATGTTCAGTACAAACCAGCTCGCGGTCGCTTTAAGGTCTACCTGATTGACGAAGTACACATGTTGTCTCGTCACAGCTTTAACGCGCTGCTGAAAACCTTAGAAGAGCCGCCAGAGTATGTGAAATTCTTGCTGGCAACGACGGATCCGCAGAAACTTCCTGTGACGATTTTGTCTCGTTGTCTGCAATTCCACCTCAAACCGATCAATGTTGAAAACATTCAGCATCAGTTGGAACACATCCTAGCTGCCGAACAGGTAAGCAGTGAAAGTAAAGCACTGGCGATGATTGCGCATGCCGCCGATGGCAGTATGCGTGACGCGCTGAGCTTAACCGATCAGGCCATCGCTCTTGGCAACGGCCAGGTGCAGCAGGAAGTGGTGTCTCATATGTTGGGGACACTCGATACCGATCAAGCGTTGCATTTACTGCAAGCGATCAGCAGCACGCAACCACAAACCGTCATGGACAGCATTGAAGCACTGGCTCAAAACGGTGTGGAGTGGGACGGATTGTTGCAGCAACTGGCGGCGCAGCTTCATCGTGTCGCGATGTATCAAGCGCTGCCATCCAGCATTGATAAAGCGCAGCCTGATGCTGAGAAAATTCAGTGGCTGGCCAAAAGCCTATCGCCGCAAGATGTACAGCTCTATTACCAGATTGCAATCAAAGGTCGTGATGATTTGTCGTTGTCACCAACGCCGCGTGTTGGTATCGAAATGATCACTCTGCGTATGATGGCGTTCCGACCGTCGCAGGCTTCGGTTGCACAGGTGATTTCGACTCAGCCAGCAGCAGTTGCGCCAAGTCAGACTCAAGCTGTTCAGCCTTCAGCAGCGCCAGTATCCGCATCTCAAGCGCCACACGCGACACCAAGAGTTCAGCCGCAGCCAGCCGAGTACGAGCGTCCTTCAGCTCCGCCGCCGAGTGTACCTGAGCCGATGAGTGAACCTGTGCCTCAACCTGCGCCGCAAAGTGCTTCACAACCAGAGGCGCCCGTTCAACAACCAACAGTTGAGAGTGAAAGCAAACCATCGCCGATGGTGGGATTGCGTCATCAACTGCGTTCTCAGCGTCAAGGTCTGGCTCAGAAAGGTTCTGATCCAAAAAAGCCTGATGCGGCATCTGCTAAACCGGTCTCGGTTCTTGAGCGTGTAGCCCAGCGTGGCCAGCATGCTGCGCAGATGTCGCCTTATTCTGCGACGTCTGTCGATGACACTCCGGATGATGAAGCGTATCAATGGCGTCCTACGCAAAACCTGCCAGTGGAAACGCAGGCAAAGAGTGAGTTGACGCCAACGCAGATCAAACGTGCCCTAGAACATGAAAAAACGCCGGAAATGACTGAAAAGTTGATTCATGAGGCGATTGAACTCGATCAGTGGGCCAGCCTGATTCAACGTTTACATACGGCGAAATTGGTGGAGCAGCTAGCGCTGAATTCGACCTACAAGAAAAACGGAGCGTCGATTGAGCTGACATTGCGTCCATCGCACGCACACCTCAATACGGACAAAGCGCAGAGTGAACTTCTGCAGGCTCTGAATGACCAATTGAATGAGGATTGTCATCTGTCCGTCACCATCGGTGAAGACGGTGAAACACCTTTAGAGCTTAGAGAGCGCCTTTATCAGGGCAAACTCTCACGTGCCATCGACAATCTGGTGGCCGATCCTAATGTACAATTTATTGAG
- the fadJ gene encoding fatty acid oxidation complex subunit alpha FadJ, which produces MSQSKAFHLSVDEQNIAWLAIDVPGEKMNTLQAAFAEDMQAVFKQLESQKSQLKGLIVHSLKPDNFIAGADVRMLEACTSAPEAQALATQGQEMFQQLSDLPFPVVAAIHGPCLGGGLELALACDYRVCSDDDKTRLGLPEVMLGLLPGSGGTQRLPRLIGLLPSLDLILTGKQLRAKKAKKLGVVDACVPQAVLLDVAKRFIDEKGKKKGKVPLSTKEKLMSQTGFGRKVIFDQASKKTEQKTRGNYPAAKAILEVIQHGLEKGMKAGLELEAKRFGELVMTPESKALRSIFFATTEMKKENGSDAKPLKVNRVGVLGGGLMGAGISHVSVAKAKVPVRIKDVSNDGILNALNYNYKLFDKQRKRRILSKAQLQAEMSKLTGGTDFTSFNHTDVVIEAVFEDLSLKQQMVADIEANAKLSTIFATNTSSLPIHQIAAKASRPENIVGLHYFSPVEKMPLVEVIPHETTSDETISTVVALARKQGKTPIVVKDCAGFYVNRILAPYMNEAAQILMAGEPIENLDRALLDFGFPVGPITLLDEVGVDIGAKIMPILVKELGPRFQGPDVFDTLLNDGRKGRKSGKGFYSYKGSKKKEVDKSVYKLLKLTPESKFNDKDIALRCILPMLNEAVRCLDEGIIRSPRDGDIGAIFGIGFPPFLGGPFRYMDHIGIKKLVELMNQHAEKYGDRFAPCDGLLTRAGLDEHFYPA; this is translated from the coding sequence ACGCATGCTGGAGGCCTGTACTTCGGCGCCGGAAGCACAAGCGCTGGCTACTCAAGGTCAGGAAATGTTCCAGCAGTTGTCCGATCTGCCATTCCCTGTGGTCGCTGCGATTCATGGTCCATGTTTGGGCGGTGGCCTGGAGCTGGCTCTTGCGTGTGATTACCGAGTGTGCAGTGATGATGACAAAACCCGTCTTGGTCTGCCGGAAGTGATGCTCGGCCTGCTGCCTGGTTCAGGTGGTACGCAGCGTCTGCCTCGTTTGATTGGCTTGCTGCCTTCGCTGGACTTAATTCTTACGGGTAAGCAGCTCCGCGCCAAAAAAGCGAAAAAGCTGGGTGTGGTTGACGCTTGTGTGCCACAAGCTGTCCTGCTGGATGTCGCCAAGCGCTTTATTGACGAAAAAGGTAAGAAAAAAGGCAAAGTTCCATTGTCGACCAAAGAAAAGCTGATGTCGCAGACGGGCTTTGGTCGCAAAGTGATCTTTGATCAGGCGAGTAAGAAAACGGAACAAAAGACGCGCGGTAACTACCCGGCAGCCAAGGCGATTCTGGAAGTGATTCAGCATGGTCTAGAAAAGGGCATGAAAGCGGGACTTGAGCTGGAAGCCAAGCGTTTTGGTGAACTGGTGATGACACCGGAATCGAAAGCGTTGCGTTCGATCTTCTTTGCTACAACAGAGATGAAAAAAGAGAACGGTTCTGACGCTAAACCGCTGAAAGTGAATCGCGTTGGCGTGTTGGGTGGCGGTTTGATGGGCGCGGGCATCAGCCATGTCAGCGTGGCCAAAGCGAAGGTGCCTGTCCGTATTAAAGATGTGTCTAACGACGGCATCCTGAACGCGCTCAACTACAACTACAAGTTGTTCGACAAGCAGCGCAAGCGCAGAATTCTGAGCAAAGCACAGCTGCAAGCCGAGATGAGCAAGCTCACTGGCGGAACCGATTTCACCAGCTTTAATCATACCGATGTGGTCATTGAGGCGGTGTTTGAAGATTTGTCGCTGAAACAGCAGATGGTGGCGGATATTGAAGCCAATGCTAAGTTGAGCACCATCTTCGCCACCAATACTTCATCGCTGCCGATTCATCAAATCGCCGCCAAAGCGTCACGTCCGGAAAACATCGTCGGCCTGCATTACTTCAGTCCGGTTGAGAAAATGCCGCTGGTGGAAGTGATTCCGCATGAAACGACCTCGGATGAAACCATTTCTACGGTGGTTGCTCTTGCGCGTAAACAGGGCAAAACGCCAATTGTGGTTAAAGACTGCGCTGGGTTTTACGTGAACCGCATTTTGGCGCCGTACATGAATGAAGCCGCCCAAATCCTGATGGCTGGTGAGCCGATTGAAAACCTTGACCGAGCCCTACTTGATTTCGGTTTCCCGGTCGGGCCAATTACTTTGCTGGATGAAGTTGGCGTTGATATCGGTGCGAAGATCATGCCGATTCTGGTCAAAGAGTTGGGGCCGCGTTTCCAAGGGCCGGACGTGTTCGATACGTTGCTGAATGATGGTCGTAAAGGCCGTAAATCGGGTAAAGGTTTCTACAGCTATAAAGGCAGCAAGAAGAAGGAAGTCGACAAGTCAGTATACAAATTGCTGAAGCTGACTCCGGAATCTAAGTTCAATGATAAAGATATCGCATTGCGCTGTATTCTGCCGATGCTGAATGAAGCGGTGCGTTGTCTGGATGAGGGTATTATCCGCAGCCCGCGTGACGGCGATATCGGTGCCATTTTCGGTATCGGTTTCCCGCCTTTCCTGGGTGGTCCGTTCCGCTACATGGATCATATTGGCATCAAAAAGTTGGTCGAACTCATGAATCAGCATGCTGAGAAATACGGTGACCGCTTTGCGCCGTGTGACGGTCTGCTGACGCGAGCTGGTCTGGACGAGCATTTTTATCCGGCGTAA